The following DNA comes from Carassius auratus strain Wakin chromosome 46, ASM336829v1, whole genome shotgun sequence.
CAAAGGTTTCGCTGTTATCGCTGCTGCTGGTTCCTCTGCTTCCCCGGCCTCCACTGTTACTGGTCCGCTGCTCCCTATCGTCCACCGCTGGTCCGCTGTCCTCCTGTACCGGCCCTTCCAACAAAGGATCCTCAAAGTTGTTGCCAAAGAAGTCCTGCTCTGGGCACGTGGTTGTGGAGGAGCGGCAAGAAGTCGAGTTTCCGGGAAGGGAGATCTCGCAAGACGAGGTGGACCATGTGGCGCTATCCAAGCTCTGTTTGTCCTCACAGCTGCTGCTCAGACAGGGCTGTGTCATCTGCTGTTGATGGATGTGGACGTTGTCGTACGTGGACAGGCGGTTCTGCTGGTGCTCTGCGTCTCGACTTTTAGCCTCGCGCATCGTGGCGTGACCGTTGGGAACCCAGAGTCCATTCCGTCCATTTAGAGTCCCATTCGTCACGTCTGTGCTGGATACGCCCATTCGAACGATGCTATTCTGGACACCCATTTTGGTGCCCGAGCCTTTTATCGCACCCGTCCGACGTGCATGGAGGGTTCCCATGTTTGATAGAGCCTGACTTTTCTCCTGATTGGCGTCACCTGAGGATGACGATGACGAGCTGAATGATCCGTTGGTGACAATCCCGCTCCCTTTGCAAAACGCTGGGTTCTTTTTCACTGCTAGTGGCGGACTGCGGGCCACCTCGAAACGCTGTCCTGTAAAACCATTACGTGGGCTGCCCGAACGGGGAGAGCCGTTGTCCAGAGGAACCCGGCTGGGTGATTCTGGTGCGTCCCAAGTGCACTGTCGCACCCCACTGGTGTTATTGTTCTCTTTGTTTTGTAGCTGACCATTCGTAGGTCGTTTCTGAGTctcattgttgttattattaaccagTTCCAGGGTGCTACTGTGGTCCTCATCGGGTGGGAAAAGAACATCGTGCTGACCGATCAGAGCAGCCATCAGCTGCTGAACCAGTGCTGTGCCTGCACATGACAAACAGATCACTCaaacactgaaaaagaaatcatgatTCAGAGATTTCTGCCGTGAGAGATACGGACAAGACCTACCTTCCATTATAGTCACTGGGTCCTCAACCTTTGGCCTCAGAATATTTGGCCCAAAGACTGTAGCCAGATTCTGTACACTCATTTTATTCACACCTGAGTAGGACTGAACTTCATCCAAAAACCTGGACAAGATAGAAGGGTCTTAACATTACAGCTTTAGAGATTTCAGAAACCGTAAGTACAAAGTTGAATGTGTAgagaaatttttttaaatagataatcCATTAAAGTAACTGAAAATCAAGTGGTgggcctatttatttatttgtttacaaatgATACTTGATCGATGCACATAACAAAATTGATAACAAATGAATGAGAAGCCTGAGACCTGtgcaaaaaataaacttaaacgtaaaattaatttcatgcaattaaaataacacaaaagtaATTTAACATAAGATCacaagcaagtttttttttcaaacacagttACTTATTTAATTCCTGAAtgcatcagtgtttttgaatgaatcgacTGAGTGAACagactcaatgactcactcaaagACAGTCACTTTTTTCCTGATTCccaaatgaatcagtgtttttgaatgaatcaactgTGTGAACTAACTCAGTGACTTACTTTATCCTGCAGTCACTGAAAAAATCCCACCACAAGTTCACAGAACTATGACATTTTGTGATAAGCCACAACTGAATGGAATAGAATGCAAAATCACCTACTTGCATATGTATTTAAGCAGATTGTAGTTTACTGTAGGTAGACCTTCTACTTGCTTTCTTAATTCCTTCATTCCCTGCACAGAAAcagatgaaaaaagaaataaaaatgaaatacacaTCTAGGATAAAAAGAAATGTGAATCAGTGTTGGGGGTCACGGATTACAAGTAACGCAAAtgaagtaatcagattacttttttcaagtaactagtaaagtaactaCTTGTTACTCTTTAGAAGGCAATATCTGAGTTACTCTTTCAAATGAGTAATGCTAGTTACTTGGTTTGCCATGTCTTTACTGATTGCTCTCGTgttgccatgttgagagaaatcggaAGTAACTGCAGATGCGTTGTGTGCGCTgtgatgttactgtagttctagactaaatatgaACATTATGCACAAAACAGATTCAGCattcctcaaaataaataaaaacagtcaaattcaAACTCAGAATATTATATAAACCAGCAATAATTGTACATGTTAAGAAAGATATCATTTATGTATTCAATCctattttattaaccaatgtctttcGCTACTGACTTTCAATGATCTAATTAAATCgaactaataagcaaaaatgacacatttgtgtttaatttttgttaatgcTAAATAttgtgttgaactttcttctcctgTGTCATATTCTTTATGCAATTTGTTTGAGCTGCACCCTCTACTGTAAAGacgtgaatttacatttccttcagtctGAAGCGTATTCATTTCACTTCTGTTGtgaaaagggcttttacatttgtaaagttacttttttatattaaaaacaaactagcAAGCCCctgcccagatttaaaaagtaactcaaaagtaacgtaacacattactttccattaaaagaaacgtaattagttactttttagggagtaacgcaattacttttaaaattaactttccccaacactgatgcAAATGTATGCATTAGTTTAAACTGATTAtagtaattaaattttaaaggaTCTGGACTAATGTACATGATTAAAAGACGCATTGATTCAAAAGACATTTTAACTTGTACCATTGCTTTTAAAAGTCTGTTGAACTCTTCCTAATTGACTTTAAATATtcataatgcaatttatttcattattactaCAGTACGCTATCTGTCTAGGCATGGTTCAGTGAGTTTAACAATTGATGATGGTCTAGATTTAATGATGCGCTCCATTCCAGATCTGTTTTTATCATGGTCGATATGTCTTTTCCCTGCAGGCTCTCTCTGATGAAAATGACTTTACTGCACCACATTGAAAGCTGTTTCTCAAAAACAAATGGATCTAGTAAAGCCTTCTGCTTCATTTGACATGGTACCACGATTCTTTACGTGTACTGCACTCGAGGGACTTTCAAAGGTAcgaatttcatttaaaatctcaGGGCAGTAAATGAAATTCTGTGTTGCAAGACACAGTCTTGCACTTTTATTCTATCCTGAAACGATTCAAAAGCCACTGGCTGGACGCACCAGTGATTCACGCGAGGTAAAAGTTTAACTTGAAAGTCAGAATGAGGCTGTTTCCGTTCCTCAGGGTCAGCGAAAGTGAGGAACTGAAGTATGCGAGATGAAAGACGACTGCAGGAGAATAATGAGATGAGTCATATGCCATTCTCTCTGTCTTCTGGTGGGAACCAAACTCAAACAAAAAGTAAGAAATAGCAAGAGAAGGGGAGCCAAAAAGTTCTACAATATTTTGAGTCTACAGTGgggttcaaatatatatatatatatatatatatatatatatatataacatcctTTAATTTTATTCAGTCTGTTAACTTTATGAACGGTGTAGCTTAGTTAAAGATCTGGGCTGTTAAACCAAGTCTTGTTAAATactaaatgaaaaacaacaacagaaccaGAGCTACAGTCCATTAGTTCAGgcctaatttaaaaaatgtatgcatttagcagacgcttttatccaaagcaacttacagtgcattcaggctatacattttttacatatcatgtgttcccaggggaATTGAACCCTCGACCTTTTGATAACGCAATACTCTAcaacttgagctacaggaacacttaatttgccttattttattttaatatccctCTTTAAACAGTCAACTTTATGTAAACTTGTTGAGAATCTTAGTTCATCTGTCAGTAGGAttgaaattaaagaaatatatactttatatatccagccaggacacattcaattgatcaaaagtgacaataattataatgttacaaaacaaaattctgtttcaaataaatgctgtaacttTAAACGTTCTATAAATCAAGTTTAATcaagtatcctaaaaaaaaaaagtattacaaaaataccctttttgcacaaaaatattaagcacctcaatatttttttttctttagctgcaaatcagaatattagaatgatttctgaaggatgatgtgacactggattaataatgctgaaaattcagctttgcatcacaggaataaattacatttcaaaatatattaaaatagaaaatagatattttaaattctaatgatatttcacaatattactgtttttactgcatttttgattatgatttgatttgattatgatTTGATACTTGATAAGCATAAGAAGCATCACCATcaccattaaaaaacattacccACCCCAAACAAACACTGTAGTATACACATATGATAACTTCCATCATTAATGACAGAAAACTACTGCACTCttgaataaaaagaaatgctACCACCAAAAAGTATATAGAACAGGACTGTTTGCTTGCAATGTGCTGGTCAACAAGCATCAACTCACTGCATCCTGGTCTTTGCTGAGGAGTTTGGTGCAGGCCAGAAACTCTTCGTATTTACAGAACGGGATGACTGGCTCAGGCAGCTCTCTTAAATACAGCTTCAACAATGATGCCACGGTGTGAACGTCTGTGTTACTGCAGAGAAAGAGGGAACGAACAGGCATATCCATATAAAAGATCATAAATGACTCATGGAATGAAAATCTAGAAGCATAAAGTGACCAAAAACAGTGTAGGATACTTTAAATGACAGATTGTGGGCATCCCTGTGGATCTAATGATGAGTAACAAGAAGCTGGTACAACTGTAAATCAAAGAAAGCACTAGCACATCACTGATCAGTCTGGTAAAGGCCCTATAGAGGACAATCGCATAACAAGCTGGATTTATTGACACTTCCTGGGTGGGCTGGATAGGAATAGCAGGCATGTGTATAAAGTAACCGTCAAATGCATATGCTGTGTATTGCTCTTTTATAATTATAACCTTGAATCAGACACCAGTAAGTTCTAAATATGAACAGTGTTAAATATGCAGCGTGCTTTCCCTGTCATGTCTCTTCCCGACAACATGATTGTGGAGCCCTGACAGCCATCGCTTAAATCTGTAAATAAACTGGGAAGCATCTGCTGGTGTTATCTGCTGCATTTGGTGTTATGttggtattatattatattaggcATTATTATAGTGCAGAGAAAGCTAtttcagagagagaaagtgtcCAACGTCTACATTTGTAATGTGAGGGGACATTAGCTTAAAATGGACAATATGCTTTCCCTTTCAGGCGAATAATGGATAAACATCTCCTAAATGGTAAATGGGTCATTTGAAAAACTCCACAGAGAGAAGCATGTATTTGGAAAAACTTCTGATAAAGggagaaaaagacaaaataaaaaaaggaaggcATTGTCtggttaatatataaatatgaatttccccataattatatatatatatatatatatatatatatatatatatatatatatatatatatatatatatatatatatatacatatatatatatatatatatatatatatatatatatatatatatatacatatatatatatatatacatatatatatatatatatatatatatatatatatatatatatatatatatatatatatatatatatatatatacatacatacatatatatatatatatatatacatacatacatatatatatatatatatatatatatatatatatgtttctgtgAATATTCCAAGTTTAAATTCTGCTTCATTATAATGTCAGACATCTGAGAAGAAA
Coding sequences within:
- the LOC113064390 gene encoding rho GTPase-activating protein 24-like isoform X1, yielding MDEQAGSAGSSPHHGRGSARRDVLRCGWLRKQGGFVKTWHTRWFVLRGDQLYYYKDEDETKALGTIFLPGNRVTEHPSNGEEGGKFLFEVIPGGDRERMTSNHETYLLMASTQNDMEDWVKSIRRVIWAPFGGGIFGQKLEETVRYERRYGNKMAPMLVEQCVDFIRHRGLREEGLFRLPGQANLVKELQDAFDCGEKPSFDCNTDVHTVASLLKLYLRELPEPVIPFCKYEEFLACTKLLSKDQDAGMKELRKQVEGLPTVNYNLLKYICKFLDEVQSYSGVNKMSVQNLATVFGPNILRPKVEDPVTIMEGTALVQQLMAALIGQHDVLFPPDEDHSSTLELVNNNNNETQKRPTNGQLQNKENNNTSGVRQCTWDAPESPSRVPLDNGSPRSGSPRNGFTGQRFEVARSPPLAVKKNPAFCKGSGIVTNGSFSSSSSSSGDANQEKSQALSNMGTLHARRTGAIKGSGTKMGVQNSIVRMGVSSTDVTNGTLNGRNGLWVPNGHATMREAKSRDAEHQQNRLSTYDNVHIHQQQMTQPCLSSSCEDKQSLDSATWSTSSCEISLPGNSTSCRSSTTTCPEQDFFGNNFEDPLLEGPVQEDSGPAVDDREQRTSNSGGRGSRGTSSSDNSETFAITNGPSNHSALHSLVASLKQEMLKQKSEYEARIKSLELRNLELETVMANLHEELDQEKKKYTMVEIKLRNAERAKDDAEKRNEMLQKEMEQFFSTFGDLTADPRRPDRANTIWIQ
- the LOC113064390 gene encoding rho GTPase-activating protein 24-like isoform X4 is translated as MTSNHETYLLMASTQNDMEDWVKSIRRVIWAPFGGGIFGQKLEETVRYERRYGNKMAPMLVEQCVDFIRHRGLREEGLFRLPGQANLVKELQDAFDCGEKPSFDCNTDVHTVASLLKLYLRELPEPVIPFCKYEEFLACTKLLSKDQDAGMKELRKQVEGLPTVNYNLLKYICKFLDEVQSYSGVNKMSVQNLATVFGPNILRPKVEDPVTIMEGTALVQQLMAALIGQHDVLFPPDEDHSSTLELVNNNNNETQKRPTNGQLQNKENNNTSGVRQCTWDAPESPSRVPLDNGSPRSGSPRNGFTGQRFEVARSPPLAVKKNPAFCKGSGIVTNGSFSSSSSSSGDANQEKSQALSNMGTLHARRTGAIKGSGTKMGVQNSIVRMGVSSTDVTNGTLNGRNGLWVPNGHATMREAKSRDAEHQQNRLSTYDNVHIHQQQMTQPCLSSSCEDKQSLDSATWSTSSCEISLPGNSTSCRSSTTTCPEQDFFGNNFEDPLLEGPVQEDSGPAVDDREQRTSNSGGRGSRGTSSSDNSETFAITNGPSNHSALHSLVASLKQEMLKQKSEYEARIKSLELRNLELETVMANLHEELDQEKKKYTMVEIKLRNAERAKDDAEKRNEMLQKEMEQFFSTFGDLTADPRRPDRANTIWIQ
- the LOC113064390 gene encoding rho GTPase-activating protein 24-like isoform X3, yielding MSRISKGGDRERMTSNHETYLLMASTQNDMEDWVKSIRRVIWAPFGGGIFGQKLEETVRYERRYGNKMAPMLVEQCVDFIRHRGLREEGLFRLPGQANLVKELQDAFDCGEKPSFDCNTDVHTVASLLKLYLRELPEPVIPFCKYEEFLACTKLLSKDQDAGMKELRKQVEGLPTVNYNLLKYICKFLDEVQSYSGVNKMSVQNLATVFGPNILRPKVEDPVTIMEGTALVQQLMAALIGQHDVLFPPDEDHSSTLELVNNNNNETQKRPTNGQLQNKENNNTSGVRQCTWDAPESPSRVPLDNGSPRSGSPRNGFTGQRFEVARSPPLAVKKNPAFCKGSGIVTNGSFSSSSSSSGDANQEKSQALSNMGTLHARRTGAIKGSGTKMGVQNSIVRMGVSSTDVTNGTLNGRNGLWVPNGHATMREAKSRDAEHQQNRLSTYDNVHIHQQQMTQPCLSSSCEDKQSLDSATWSTSSCEISLPGNSTSCRSSTTTCPEQDFFGNNFEDPLLEGPVQEDSGPAVDDREQRTSNSGGRGSRGTSSSDNSETFAITNGPSNHSALHSLVASLKQEMLKQKSEYEARIKSLELRNLELETVMANLHEELDQEKKKYTMVEIKLRNAERAKDDAEKRNEMLQKEMEQFFSTFGDLTADPRRPDRANTIWIQ
- the LOC113064390 gene encoding rho GTPase-activating protein 24-like isoform X2, which gives rise to MEVMQPVGHQLSPFGTSGCLSASAGGDRERMTSNHETYLLMASTQNDMEDWVKSIRRVIWAPFGGGIFGQKLEETVRYERRYGNKMAPMLVEQCVDFIRHRGLREEGLFRLPGQANLVKELQDAFDCGEKPSFDCNTDVHTVASLLKLYLRELPEPVIPFCKYEEFLACTKLLSKDQDAGMKELRKQVEGLPTVNYNLLKYICKFLDEVQSYSGVNKMSVQNLATVFGPNILRPKVEDPVTIMEGTALVQQLMAALIGQHDVLFPPDEDHSSTLELVNNNNNETQKRPTNGQLQNKENNNTSGVRQCTWDAPESPSRVPLDNGSPRSGSPRNGFTGQRFEVARSPPLAVKKNPAFCKGSGIVTNGSFSSSSSSSGDANQEKSQALSNMGTLHARRTGAIKGSGTKMGVQNSIVRMGVSSTDVTNGTLNGRNGLWVPNGHATMREAKSRDAEHQQNRLSTYDNVHIHQQQMTQPCLSSSCEDKQSLDSATWSTSSCEISLPGNSTSCRSSTTTCPEQDFFGNNFEDPLLEGPVQEDSGPAVDDREQRTSNSGGRGSRGTSSSDNSETFAITNGPSNHSALHSLVASLKQEMLKQKSEYEARIKSLELRNLELETVMANLHEELDQEKKKYTMVEIKLRNAERAKDDAEKRNEMLQKEMEQFFSTFGDLTADPRRPDRANTIWIQ